The following proteins come from a genomic window of Flavobacterium crocinum:
- a CDS encoding DUF3857 domain-containing protein: MKIIKLISLSAILLIATSSIAQEFRLGKVSVAELEQKVHPKDTSAIAAILYKKGVSRMEFDQNEGFYMMTDVETRIKIYKKEGYDWANQEVWYYNYNSLKERVFFSDAVTYNLVNGKIEKTKLKSDGSFDEVLSKYRGQKKITMPNLKEGSVIEFRYTVRSPSDAMIRDWDFQTSIPVNYSEFKVAYPEYYVFKPRQKGYLFPKTTTLKNPRTITITSKDRGNQYVAKTEFYTDKIDYIETEVTYVAQDFPALKDESFVNNINNYRSSVEHELSLTHFPNRPIKEYSTDWNSVVKTIYEYEDFGPELNKTGYFEEDLKKILAGINTPEEKMWVILNHVKSNVKWNSYYGYGCDNGVKKTYKEKTGNVADINLMLTAMLRYSGLTANPVLVSTRSNGVAFFPNRTAFNYVIAAVETPNGYILLDATDRYATPNMLPMRALNWMGRLIRKDGSSQEIDLMPTKASNDIVFMNYDIDAEGKIKGKTRRQCSDYNAMITRENFEKLKEEEYLEKLENNSGKIEVSEYSRTNEKDFLAPTIESYSFTGNNLCEVIGGKIYVNPMLFFAQDKNPFKQDVREYPVDFGYPFLDKYNITIKIPDGFAVETLPAAVAYNMENDLGSFKFNIAANENMLQLSIVHQINRAIVVTEEYEMLKEYYKGMIAKQTEKVVLKRI, encoded by the coding sequence ATGAAAATTATTAAACTTATTAGCTTGTCTGCAATTTTGCTAATTGCTACAAGTTCGATTGCACAGGAATTTAGATTAGGAAAAGTCTCTGTTGCTGAATTGGAACAGAAAGTCCACCCAAAAGATACTTCGGCTATTGCTGCTATTTTGTATAAGAAAGGAGTGTCAAGGATGGAGTTTGATCAAAACGAAGGTTTTTATATGATGACCGATGTTGAAACGCGCATCAAAATTTATAAAAAAGAAGGTTACGACTGGGCAAATCAGGAAGTTTGGTATTACAATTACAACTCATTAAAAGAAAGAGTATTCTTTTCAGATGCAGTGACTTATAACCTGGTGAATGGTAAAATAGAAAAAACAAAACTGAAAAGTGATGGTTCTTTTGATGAAGTACTTTCAAAATACAGAGGACAAAAAAAGATTACAATGCCGAATTTAAAAGAAGGTTCGGTAATAGAATTTCGATATACTGTGAGATCTCCTAGTGATGCTATGATACGTGACTGGGATTTTCAGACTTCAATTCCGGTAAATTATTCGGAGTTTAAAGTAGCTTATCCGGAATATTATGTCTTTAAACCACGTCAAAAAGGGTATTTATTTCCTAAAACAACAACCTTAAAAAATCCAAGAACAATTACGATTACAAGCAAAGACAGAGGGAATCAATATGTAGCAAAAACGGAATTCTATACGGATAAAATAGATTACATAGAAACAGAAGTTACATATGTTGCTCAGGATTTTCCGGCATTGAAAGATGAAAGTTTCGTTAATAATATCAATAATTACAGATCAAGTGTTGAGCATGAATTATCATTAACACATTTTCCAAACAGACCTATCAAAGAATATTCTACAGACTGGAATTCAGTCGTAAAAACAATCTACGAATATGAAGATTTTGGCCCTGAACTAAATAAAACAGGATATTTTGAAGAAGATCTGAAAAAGATATTGGCAGGAATTAATACTCCGGAGGAAAAAATGTGGGTAATTTTAAACCATGTAAAATCAAATGTAAAATGGAATAGTTATTATGGTTATGGCTGTGATAACGGAGTTAAAAAGACCTATAAAGAAAAAACAGGAAACGTTGCAGATATTAATTTGATGCTGACGGCTATGTTACGCTATTCCGGTTTAACAGCAAATCCGGTTCTGGTAAGTACACGTTCCAATGGGGTTGCTTTTTTCCCAAACAGAACAGCTTTTAATTATGTTATTGCGGCAGTAGAAACTCCAAATGGCTATATTTTATTAGATGCTACTGACAGATATGCAACGCCTAATATGCTTCCTATGAGAGCCCTGAACTGGATGGGACGATTAATAAGAAAAGATGGAAGTTCTCAGGAAATTGATCTGATGCCGACAAAAGCTTCTAATGATATTGTTTTTATGAATTATGATATTGATGCAGAGGGAAAAATTAAAGGGAAAACCCGAAGACAATGTTCAGATTATAATGCCATGATAACAAGAGAAAATTTCGAGAAATTAAAAGAAGAAGAATACCTTGAGAAACTCGAAAATAATAGCGGTAAAATTGAAGTAAGTGAATATTCGAGAACAAATGAGAAAGATTTTTTAGCTCCAACTATTGAATCCTATTCCTTTACAGGAAATAATTTATGTGAAGTTATTGGAGGTAAAATATACGTAAATCCAATGCTTTTCTTCGCTCAGGATAAAAATCCGTTTAAGCAGGATGTGAGAGAATATCCCGTAGATTTTGGTTATCCGTTTTTGGACAAATACAATATCACCATTAAAATTCCCGATGGATTTGCGGTTGAAACACTTCCGGCTGCTGTAGCTTACAATATGGAAAATGATTTAGGAAGCTTTAAATTTAATATCGCTGCAAACGAAAATATGTTACAGTTAAGTATAGTACATCAAATTAACAGAGCAATAGTGGTTACTGAAGAATATGAAATGCTGAAAGAATATTACAAGGGAATGATTGCGAAGCAAACAGAAAAAGTAGTTTTAAAACGTATTTAA
- a CDS encoding nucleotide pyrophosphohydrolase — protein MDLKNAQLDVDTWIKEHGVRYFNELTNMAQLTEEVGEVARIIARRYGEQSEKESDKNKDLGEELADVVFVVLCLANQTGIDLQAAFDKKMDLKSVRDKDRHKNNDKLK, from the coding sequence ATGGATTTGAAAAATGCACAACTAGATGTTGATACCTGGATAAAAGAACATGGAGTTCGTTATTTTAACGAATTGACCAATATGGCACAACTTACAGAAGAAGTAGGTGAAGTTGCCAGAATTATTGCCCGTCGTTACGGAGAGCAATCTGAAAAAGAAAGCGATAAAAACAAAGATTTAGGTGAGGAATTAGCAGACGTTGTTTTTGTGGTTTTATGTTTAGCGAATCAAACAGGAATTGATTTACAGGCTGCTTTTGACAAAAAAATGGACTTAAAATCGGTTAGAGATAAAGATCGTCACAAAAACAATGATAAATTGAAATAA
- a CDS encoding 3-phosphoshikimate 1-carboxyvinyltransferase — protein sequence MNLKLTTNSPFTIDDSQLNITGSKSETNRLLLLKALFPNITLANTSNSDDSEVMQKALAGNDEIVDIHHAGTAMRFLTAYFSVNEGREVVLTGSSRMQERPIKILVEALAQLGVVISYEKEEGYPPIRIKGKKVTASKVTLAANVSSQYISALLLVASKLDNGLELTLEGEITSIPYIKMTLALLTDLDIKTSFEGNVIKVFPKEAVESKEMVVESDWSSASYFFSLVALSESAKITLSSYKENSLQGDSELVSLYEKMGVKTTFQNNKMTLEKVAGFNYQDVNFELNNTPDIAQTIVVTCLGLGIGCHLTGLHTLKIKETDRLEALRIELTKLGANISVTNDSLTLERSGAINHDVHIATYNDHRMAMAFAPLAIKVPIIIDDAEVVSKSYPDFWNDLKALNFQVSEL from the coding sequence ATGAATTTAAAATTAACGACGAATTCACCATTCACCATTGATGATTCGCAACTCAATATTACAGGTTCTAAAAGCGAAACAAACCGCTTATTATTACTAAAAGCTTTATTCCCAAATATCACTTTAGCCAATACTTCAAACTCTGACGATAGCGAAGTAATGCAGAAAGCTTTGGCAGGAAATGACGAAATTGTTGACATTCATCATGCCGGAACTGCAATGCGTTTTCTTACAGCTTATTTTTCTGTTAACGAGGGAAGAGAAGTTGTTTTGACAGGATCTAGCAGAATGCAGGAACGTCCAATCAAAATTTTGGTTGAAGCTTTGGCGCAATTGGGGGTTGTCATTTCTTATGAAAAAGAAGAAGGTTATCCGCCAATCCGAATTAAGGGAAAAAAAGTAACGGCTTCAAAAGTAACTTTAGCGGCTAATGTAAGCAGTCAGTATATTTCGGCACTTTTATTAGTAGCTTCAAAACTAGACAATGGTTTAGAACTGACTTTGGAAGGAGAAATCACTTCAATTCCGTATATCAAAATGACTTTGGCTCTGCTGACCGATTTAGATATCAAAACAAGCTTTGAAGGAAATGTAATTAAAGTATTTCCGAAAGAAGCTGTTGAGTCAAAAGAAATGGTGGTAGAATCTGATTGGAGTTCAGCTTCTTATTTCTTTAGTTTAGTGGCTTTATCTGAATCTGCAAAAATTACTTTGAGTAGTTATAAAGAAAACAGCCTTCAGGGAGATTCAGAATTAGTTTCTCTTTATGAAAAAATGGGTGTGAAAACGACTTTCCAAAACAACAAAATGACTTTGGAAAAAGTCGCAGGTTTCAATTATCAGGATGTGAATTTTGAATTGAACAACACTCCAGATATTGCACAAACTATTGTAGTAACTTGTCTAGGTTTAGGAATTGGATGTCATTTAACAGGTCTGCATACTTTAAAAATCAAAGAAACAGACAGATTGGAAGCTTTAAGAATTGAGCTTACAAAACTTGGCGCAAATATTTCTGTAACCAATGACAGTCTGACTTTAGAGCGTTCAGGAGCTATTAACCATGATGTTCATATTGCAACATACAACGATCACCGTATGGCAATGGCGTTTGCACCTTTAGCAATCAAAGTTCCAATTATTATTGAT
- a CDS encoding DUF3857 domain-containing protein, protein MLSRFFLICFVFFWNCIDIQAQNYAPGKITIAELEEKMHPKDSGAVAAILASNVTINLNLSGNSEKLIRKKIKIYKSDGYHFSNVHLYFGAGRSGYLNILSAYTYNLVDGKIVKSKLKPESEFIEKTNNSYWIKKLAFPDVKEGSIIEYEYREDVGFLSRYDWSFQENIPVNYSELKTTIPDDFIFKKNMRGFFSPKIITKATRAYGRNATEATYVYQNLPAMKEESYVNNINNYRTGIFFELERVEIPGQLYKTFSSDWTSVAKTIYGFESFGAELNKTGYFEDDLKTLLLGKNNPTEKLTTILDFVKANINWNNHLGFSCEKGVRKAYKEKTGNCADINLMLTAMLRYAGLTANPVLISTRSNGIAFFPNISAFNAVITAVENGDDIILVDAADKFSSPNVLPLRDLNWIGRLIRKDGTSESIDLMPKKMSSNNVSIDYSIEENGKINGKIRRQSTDYNAMAIRNVFSNTKEETYLENLENKNGKIQVSDYKRDNEKEYLLPATESFSFISNDLSEMIGGKIYINPMLFLANTKNPFKQENREYPVDFGFPFAEKYNISIRIPEGFTVESIPKAEGLVMEEGLGIFKYNIALNDNVLQLLILHQINSPIVAREQYGILREYYKVMTAKQTEKIVLKKI, encoded by the coding sequence ATGTTAAGTCGTTTTTTCTTAATTTGTTTTGTGTTCTTTTGGAATTGTATCGATATCCAGGCTCAAAATTATGCGCCTGGAAAGATAACAATTGCCGAACTGGAAGAGAAAATGCATCCAAAAGATTCCGGAGCGGTAGCTGCTATTCTGGCAAGTAATGTTACCATCAATTTAAATTTAAGTGGAAATTCAGAAAAACTCATTCGTAAAAAAATCAAAATTTATAAAAGTGACGGGTATCATTTTTCAAATGTCCATTTGTATTTTGGTGCTGGAAGATCAGGATATTTAAACATTCTGAGTGCTTATACTTATAATTTAGTAGATGGTAAAATTGTAAAATCTAAATTAAAACCGGAAAGCGAATTCATCGAAAAGACAAATAACAGTTATTGGATAAAAAAGTTAGCCTTTCCAGATGTAAAAGAAGGATCTATAATAGAATATGAGTACAGAGAAGATGTAGGTTTTTTGAGTCGTTATGATTGGAGTTTTCAGGAAAATATCCCGGTCAATTATTCCGAACTTAAAACGACTATTCCGGACGACTTTATATTTAAAAAAAATATGAGAGGTTTTTTTTCTCCTAAAATCATCACAAAAGCGACCCGCGCGTATGGACGAAATGCAACTGAAGCCACTTATGTTTATCAGAACCTTCCGGCAATGAAGGAAGAAAGTTATGTAAACAATATTAATAATTACAGAACAGGAATTTTCTTCGAACTTGAAAGGGTAGAAATTCCAGGACAACTTTATAAAACATTTTCCTCTGACTGGACGAGTGTTGCAAAAACAATTTACGGATTCGAAAGTTTTGGAGCAGAATTAAATAAAACAGGATATTTTGAAGACGATCTGAAAACCTTATTGTTAGGGAAAAATAATCCGACAGAAAAACTAACGACCATTCTTGATTTTGTAAAAGCCAATATAAACTGGAATAATCATTTAGGTTTTTCTTGTGAAAAAGGAGTTCGAAAAGCATATAAAGAAAAAACAGGAAATTGTGCAGATATTAATTTAATGTTGACAGCTATGCTTCGATATGCGGGACTTACTGCAAATCCGGTTTTGATTAGCACACGTTCCAACGGGATTGCTTTCTTCCCAAATATAAGCGCTTTTAACGCTGTGATCACTGCTGTTGAAAATGGAGACGACATTATATTAGTCGATGCTGCAGACAAATTTTCATCTCCAAACGTACTTCCTTTAAGAGATCTCAATTGGATTGGAAGATTGATTCGTAAAGACGGAACTTCTGAAAGTATTGATTTAATGCCTAAAAAAATGTCCAGTAACAATGTTTCAATTGATTATAGCATTGAGGAAAATGGCAAAATTAATGGCAAAATAAGACGACAGTCTACAGATTATAATGCTATGGCTATAAGAAATGTTTTCTCAAATACAAAAGAAGAAACATATTTGGAGAATCTTGAAAATAAAAATGGTAAAATTCAGGTGAGTGATTATAAACGGGATAATGAAAAAGAGTATTTGTTGCCTGCAACAGAAAGCTTTTCGTTTATAAGCAATGATTTATCTGAAATGATAGGAGGTAAAATTTATATTAATCCAATGCTCTTTTTAGCCAATACAAAAAATCCTTTTAAACAGGAAAATAGAGAATATCCAGTCGATTTCGGATTTCCTTTTGCAGAAAAATATAATATTAGCATACGTATTCCCGAAGGATTCACTGTAGAAAGTATTCCAAAAGCTGAAGGATTAGTTATGGAAGAAGGTCTGGGAATCTTTAAATATAATATTGCTCTTAATGACAATGTACTTCAATTACTGATTTTGCATCAAATTAATTCCCCAATTGTGGCACGTGAACAATATGGGATTTTAAGAGAATACTATAAAGTAATGACTGCTAAACAAACCGAAAAGATAGTTTTAAAAAAGATTTGA